The Candidatus Sphingomonas colombiensis genome contains the following window.
GATCATGATCGAGCTGGACGAGCGGGGTGACGGCGGCATGATCGAAGCGGCCATAAGCGGCGGTGCACAATGCCTTCAGTTCATCGCGCGTCAGGCTGCCTGCGACGAACGGCGCCATCACGGCCACCGCCGTATCGACATAGGACAGGCCGGCGAGCGCGGCGATCTCGTCGCGGGTCAGCGTCGGCCATTGCTCGGGAAGGTACAGGCCACCGTCGGAGGCGAGACCAGCGAGCGTGACGTCGCGGAAATCGAGCGCGGGCGCGGCGCCGCGGGTGGAGATATAGCGCATGAGTGGCGCGCCTAACGCGCGTCGCCCGCGCGGGCAATCCTCCGTCGCACCGCAAGCACATAGATCACGCCCGCGACGCCTGCGAAGAAGAACCATTGAAACGCATAAGCGAAGTGATTGTTGGGCACGATGCCGATATCCGGCCGCGTGTTCGCCGCGAGGCCGGGCGCGGGCGTATCGGAGACGAGCAACAGTTCGCGCGGCACATGATCGAACAGCCCGGCGATCAGCGGGCGCGCATCCGGCGCGTGGCTGATCCAGCCGGTCACCTTGCCGCCGGGCCATTCGACCTTGGCATCGGGATCGCGGGTCGTGCCGAGTTGCACCTGCATCCCGGGCCCTTCCGCCCCAGTGCGGCAATGCGCGATCAGGCGATATCCCGCGTTGCCGGCACCTGCTCGCTCGATTCGCGCAATCGACAGGCAGAAGCCACTTGCCCTGCGGAACAGCAGCGAATCATCGGGGAAGCGCGGGAAGGCGACCGCCGGCTTAGCCGGGTTGGCGGAGAGCTGCGCGAGTTGCGCCTCTTTCTCCGGCAGGCGGATCAGCAATTGCCACAGCCCAAGCCCGATCATCGCCGCCACCGCGAGCGTCACGAGGATCGTGGGGATGACCGGCCAGCGTTTCATTGCTTCAATCGCCCTTCACGCGCGGCATTGCGATATTCGAGCGCGATCAGCCACCCCTTGGCGAGCCTGAGGCTCAGGATCACGCCCGCCAGCGTCACGGGCGTCCAGAGCAGAAGCTGGACCCACAATGGCGGCCCGACGGTCAGCTCAAGCGTAACCGCGCCGATCGTGACCAGCGCGCCAAGGATCAGGGTGAGGAATGCCGCCGGCCCATCGCCGACGTTGAAGGCGGCATAGTCCAGCCCGCAGGCGCGGCACCGATCCGCGAATTTTATCCAGCCGGCGAACAGCGTCTTCGCGCCACACCGGGGACACAGGCCCTTGAGGCCGCAATCGAGTGGGCGCGGCTGGCTTGTCGCCGCCGCGCCCGGCTCATTCTTTTCCGGGATTTCCGTGCTGGCGGGTGCTTCCACCCGCCCCGAAACCCCGTCCGGCTCAGCCACCGTGGACCGGCGCGCCCCAACCGCCCCAGACGTAGATCGAGACGAAGAGGAACAGCCACACCACGTCGACGAAGTGCCAGTACCACGCCGCCGCTTCGAAGCCGAAATGCTGGCGCGGGGTGAAGTCACCCTTGTACGCCCGGATCAGGCACACGATCAGGAAGATCGTGCCGATGATCACGTGAAAGCCGTGGAAGCCCGTCGCCATGAAGAACGACGCGCCATAGTTCAGCCCCTTGAACGGGAAGGGCGCGTGAATGTACTCATAAGCCTGGATCGAGGTGAAGATCAGGCCGAGCACGATCGTCAGCCACAGGCCCTTGAGCACGCTGTCGCGATCGCCCACGCCGATCAGACCCCACAGGCCGACCTTCTCGCCGCCGCGCTGATTGTGGATCAGCGCATGGTGCGCCCAGGTGACGGTGGTGCCGCTGGTCAGCAGGATCAGCGTGTTGAGCAGCGGAAGCTCGAAGGCGTTGATCACCTCCAGCCCCTTGGGCGGCCATTGCGCCGCGATCGCAGCAGCGCCCTCAGCCGCATGCTCGACCTGCCCGTTGACGTAACTGATCGCCGCCG
Protein-coding sequences here:
- a CDS encoding DUF983 domain-containing protein gives rise to the protein MCPRCGAKTLFAGWIKFADRCRACGLDYAAFNVGDGPAAFLTLILGALVTIGAVTLELTVGPPLWVQLLLWTPVTLAGVILSLRLAKGWLIALEYRNAAREGRLKQ
- a CDS encoding SURF1 family protein, whose protein sequence is MKRWPVIPTILVTLAVAAMIGLGLWQLLIRLPEKEAQLAQLSANPAKPAVAFPRFPDDSLLFRRASGFCLSIARIERAGAGNAGYRLIAHCRTGAEGPGMQVQLGTTRDPDAKVEWPGGKVTGWISHAPDARPLIAGLFDHVPRELLLVSDTPAPGLAANTRPDIGIVPNNHFAYAFQWFFFAGVAGVIYVLAVRRRIARAGDAR
- a CDS encoding cytochrome c oxidase subunit 3 yields the protein MAGAKNHDYHILPPDPWPLIGSFSALAMAAGGIMWMHGGHVGKPNGGGFLFFAGVAAVLFTMFCWWRNVIKEAHAGDHTPVVQLHFRYGMILFIASEVMFFVGWFWAYFDFALFPAAISYVNGQVEHAAEGAAAIAAQWPPKGLEVINAFELPLLNTLILLTSGTTVTWAHHALIHNQRGGEKVGLWGLIGVGDRDSVLKGLWLTIVLGLIFTSIQAYEYIHAPFPFKGLNYGASFFMATGFHGFHVIIGTIFLIVCLIRAYKGDFTPRQHFGFEAAAWYWHFVDVVWLFLFVSIYVWGGWGAPVHGG